DNA sequence from the Malus domestica chromosome 06, GDT2T_hap1 genome:
aatgttgttaaagagtttattggttcaccatatactaggctttgaaagtcatgggttttatgaattgtttttgaatgcatgcctactttaaagtgttaatagtttgcatatgtattcaaatgttcttacttattcttagctaggacaaattttttccttcaagtggtatcagagccttggcctagtttatggtgaatccttttgagttttgtgattttcatgatttgtgatttaaatgttgtgaATGTTACAAGGtttgttcttgctttgaatataaattttgctagaaaatttagcatctcaaatgttgtagatgtatttcatttaagcatgaatattggaactaaaatttggtgccatgtattttgggaaattcggccaaatccttagggtgattttttgggttcatgtttgtcttgttaaaatggttttaaggtgacttttggaacccctaagtaccctaggatattagccctcttttgagttgtgaaaaattgagttttggtgagtgaaaacattcatggagctattatgaggtttcatggtgttcttcaatgttcttgaagttcttgccaagaacaaaaagttttgaagttatgattcaaaagttttatgtttttcataaagttttggtttaattttgatgggtgatggttattggtgaagcattaatattggctttaatgtttgacaaaactctttaatgttttacaaaacattttcttacaaaccatcaatttcaccttttcctcacccaccaaaatcaacttgcaaaaactttttagaatattttttcatttcttctcaaatggccggccaccccccctagtgggggtatttttggggccttttatgcaattacataaagttttgatacttttatgtttttgcactttggcccaaaagtttacgtttttacgttaaggcccaaaaactctaaaggacaaattgttttgatcctttaatgatgtttttactttattaaaattttgggatctagttgtaattacatgaagttgtggactattgtgtttttacaaagtgaccccaaaagtttttgtatttgcattatggcccaattgttgtggtcatagtttccttttggcccaaaaggatgagaacaaaatcgttttgtctctttaatgagaattggattttcatttcatttagttccatttaaatcaattctatggatccaaaaaccaattgtttaagttgctttcttagttaatgtgattaattaagaaaagggtgattatgaaccaaaggcctcgataattgagctatgtgattggccgctttacattaagaatgtttgggtttggtagtgtagatttgaatgtaatttgattaattcaatttgttgtaaatggacataagtccatcatttgtgttgtaaaagggcataagcccttcttattatttcatgtattcctttttgtttatatgtatgcaaaatggaatagttgggtcaaacgcccaataggaaataacggtttaattggattaaacgcgtaactaaaatcaacaactatctaccttaaacccaaggtccaacacaaggctcgtgttggatcaaatcaaacggttcataatcatcctaaaacctaatatgactatatatagtccatatgaggatgcaatgcgttcgttagtagttccatatagtctcgcttgtttcttcgaaatagtgggagtattatatgctactaattcatattaacttggaccaatggttatgATAGGCCcatgttcttttaataagattaaaatgattttgatgtagcccaaaactactccctcgacaaacgaatattaagttgataagcgagagatgttttgaacatctcttcgtaggccttccaccgtggtgggctccaatcatttgtgactcatgcaccggcttcaccctatcatgggggagttcaaagtatgtgcttacatccaggaggagtccataaacatacgatgaggtgagtgtaggcaacgaggatagccgacatcgtatcatcgtgaggctattcttgaaccccttcacaaactaagcatggtgggaataacttaaactaagtgcaatggagctgACATCGTATCaccgtgaggcaacattctctagaggccaaacggatgggtaattacaaaaggttgtaaatgaataatgcgttattctctcatcattatttttgctaaccaacatcgtatcatcgtgaggtgggcttggtaatggtgagtctcccataccccgctaagagttcaatataactctcgaattctattgagggatgtggaatttgccaaaaatagtgggtggtactatttgattcaaagacccaatcaaatagttttaaaaacaaacaatctaatacgatttctgttatgttatgtagttaacgacatgcctaaaattctacccaccattatacttgacaaaaagggcCTTAGGAGCCAacatttccttgcttggtatcgccacattgagaatgtctcaaaggtgaaagacatattgtatgtgcttaagcaatcccctctcatgtacctcctacgaaactagcttcaaaggaggagtgtcaaaattatgttagacactatgaggatgaactacaagccaaatgcttaatccttacttcacttagtgaggagcttatgaagctacataagcacatggacacttcttgtgccatggttgaaagtttgcataagatgcatgacattgagacttgtaatgtacgattctcaaatgtttgtagtctaatgaatgccaaaatggcaaagtggacatcggtccataaacatggacgaaagatggaaaagatatttaaagatcttaaaagtttaggaacttccatcgatgggaaaatggcccaagacttttttcttgcatctctctcggatgatttcactaagtttattgtaaactataaagtgaatacattcgatcatgctttaaacgagatgattgacatgtgctgtaaatttgaaaaaggtttcaaaaaggacagtgggagtgagaatgcaatcacaatgaaaaggttgcataagaagaaggcaaagaaatccaaaggaacatgctttcattgtggaaaggatgaacgttggaagaagaaatacagggtgcgcattgcgagccttatgacatgaacttttgaagagactatttctgtcatagagagtacTTTTACAGTGAACTCCAATTCctagatatttgattcaggcgctagtcaacatatctgtaatacgatgcagggactagcggggagcaagtcactgcgcaatggggagatggttgtgcgagttgggaacggcactaaaatctctgcaaaagcaataggcacctacatgcttaacctaccctctggggaagtcctggaacttaaaaattgtttatattttccttcatgtataaagaatttgatttccatctctaagcttttacgagatgggcactcagtattgtttgacaaaatgagttgcactttatacttgaacggtcgtattatctctcatggtaatatgataggggggctttttcacctagagacgaatagtgggatgcactgcattgcaagcgggaataccttaaaacccaaaagggctagagaagaagttaaccgagaaaagatgtggcatcttaaacttggacatgtgaaccttgataagattcgcaagatgtcgaaagacggatatttccgcccattaggtaatgaccaaataggtacttgtgaatgttgcttaaaagggaagatgaccaaacctccattcactgggaaaagagagcgtgccactgcaattctagggttaatccacactgacgtatgtggacctatgtctactacatcgagatgaggcttctcctactatatcacattcaccgacgatcactctcggtttggctatgtgtatcttatgaagtacaagtcagaatcctttgaaaggttcaaggaattcaagaatgaagttgagaagcaaactgggaaacagataaagatcctaagatctgATCgaggggtgaatatctgagtaatgagatactagattatctcaaagagtgtgaaataatatcacagtggactccaccaggaactccacaacttaatggagtttctgaaaggagaaatcgaaccttgatgaacatggttcgttctatgatgagttccactgatctaccagtaacattctaggatacgctctatatacagcagcttacttgcttaatagagtaccttccaagtcagtttcacaaacgccctatgagatatggcatggaagaaaggcaagtcttaatcatattaagatttggggttgtgaagcatatgtcaagaagcttgaggctactaagcttgaagcgagatcagtaagatgctattttgtgggatatcctagagaaactatgggatatgggTTCTACCATccagacgaccagaaagtctttgtcgccagaactgctaagtttctagaggatgaatttgttctcaaaggaactataagcaaagagatggaaattaatgagattaataatgaaccacaaacaagcacttgaCAAGTTGACAACCTTGTTCCTGAACctctagctccacgtagatctgaacgggttagtaagccacctaagaggtatggcttagacaatgactttgcggaattgctccttctaggtgacaatgacacaaaggaggaccctagagactacactgaagcaatgtccgacattgattcatagagatggcaagaggccattgAATCCGaaatggattccatgtatcaaaatcaggtctggacttttgtagaccctccagaaggtattgtacctgttggaaacaaatgggtcttcaagaggaagataggcgttgatgggaacgtggagacttataaggctagattagtagccaagggttacaggcaaagagaagggattgactatgaagaaactttctctcctgtagccatgattaagtccattcggattttgcttgctataactgcataccatgattatgagatatggcaaatggacatGAAGACGGCccttctgaacggctacctagaggaagagctctatatgactcaacccgaaggtttcgtgtccaagtctgaaaagactaaggtatgcaagctttaaaggtccatttatggacttaagcaagcctccaagagctggaacattcgtttcgacactgaaatcaaaacgtttggttttactcaaaacgaagacgacaattgtgtttatcaaaaggtcattggggaagcagtagtattcctagtgttatatgtagatgacatattactattcgggaatgacactgcaatactttcttctgtaaaagtgtggttgtccaaaaccttccacatgaaagatttaggagatgcatcttatgtacttgggataaagctctatcgtgatagatccagaaaattaattggattatcccaatctatgtacattgataaggtgctaagtaggttccagatggaacaatctaagaaaggttttcttcctgttagacatggaattcacctttctaagtccatggaacctaagactcctgaagagatacggcaaatgaatattattccttatgcttctgccatagggagtctcatgtatgccatgatatgcacaaggcctgatatcgcacatgctgtgagcattactagtcgatatcaatctaacccaagACCAGAACattgggcagctgtcaagacggtccttaagtacttaagaaaaactaaggacatgttcctcgtatatggaggagcagcagagttgcgagtggaagcctatacagacgcagatttccaatatGACGTCGATTATAGGAGTTCCAACTCcagatatgtattcactctaaatggtggggctgttagttggaaaagcaagaaacaaagtgtaattgctgattccacaacagaggctgaatatgttgctgcagctgaagccggcaaag
Encoded proteins:
- the LOC139196833 gene encoding secreted RxLR effector protein 161-like, which encodes MICTRPDIAHAVSITSRYQSNPRPEHWAAVKTVLKYLRKTKDMFLVYGGAAELRVEAYTDADFQYDVDYRSSNSRYVFTLNGGAVSWKSKKQSVIADSTTEAEYVAAAEAGKEAFWMKKFITE